A genomic segment from Dermatobacter hominis encodes:
- a CDS encoding lysophospholipid acyltransferase family protein, whose translation MAGSAAPAPDGPPEGRAPRPTLGDTIWSVWSWLAFGISVILFIPAIVVTYVVTLPFDRTHYWAGYLYRKMPVLHQKLTPMWHFRVTGDLPADPRNPYVVVANHESFVDILLISHLPWEMKWLSKKEMFKIPIAGWLMYLAGDIKLDRGDKDSATKAMDRCKWYLKKKVCIMIFPEGTRAADGELGKFKDGAFRLAIEAQVPILPLAVHGTKEALRKHDWRFGRANAAVHVMEPVSTEGMTLDDVNSLKERVRELIAAQLVVMEQDPTLSD comes from the coding sequence ATGGCCGGCTCCGCTGCTCCCGCTCCCGACGGACCTCCCGAGGGGCGGGCACCGCGCCCGACGCTCGGCGACACGATCTGGTCCGTGTGGTCGTGGCTGGCCTTCGGGATCAGCGTGATCCTCTTCATCCCGGCCATCGTCGTCACCTACGTGGTCACGCTGCCGTTCGACCGGACGCACTACTGGGCGGGCTACCTGTACCGGAAGATGCCGGTGCTCCACCAGAAGCTCACGCCCATGTGGCACTTCCGGGTCACGGGCGATCTGCCGGCCGACCCGCGCAACCCGTACGTCGTGGTCGCCAACCACGAGTCGTTCGTCGACATCCTCCTGATCAGCCACCTCCCCTGGGAGATGAAGTGGCTGTCCAAGAAGGAGATGTTCAAGATCCCGATCGCCGGCTGGCTCATGTACCTCGCCGGCGACATCAAGCTCGACCGCGGCGACAAGGACTCGGCCACCAAGGCCATGGACCGCTGCAAGTGGTACCTCAAGAAGAAGGTCTGCATCATGATCTTCCCCGAGGGCACCCGGGCGGCCGACGGCGAGCTCGGCAAGTTCAAGGACGGCGCCTTCCGGCTGGCGATCGAGGCGCAGGTGCCGATCCTGCCCCTCGCGGTGCACGGCACGAAGGAGGCGCTGCGCAAGCACGACTGGCGCTTCGGCCGGGCCAACGCCGCGGTGCACGTCATGGAGCCGGTCAGCACCGAGGGCATGACGCTCGACGACGTGAACTCGCTCAAGGAGCGGGTGCGCGAGCTCATCGCCGCGCAGCTCGTCGTGATGGAGCAGGACCCGACCCTCTCCGACTGA
- a CDS encoding FdhF/YdeP family oxidoreductase, translating into MGDRSERPRPDDRLDRRPVVPGPVAAGLRRVGLHPDLWAGLVPNGVDQQKPRHFKDMLRIARDNSNHPKYAWDVLTKGVCDGCALGVAGLHDWTIDGVHLCTTRLELLEFNTADAMDPILLSDVGALRGRSGKELRAMGRLAHPMRRRRGEQGFTRITWNEALDACGDALRAAPPDRVALYMTSRGITNETYYVAGKAARALGTANVDSAARVCHAPSTLGLKASIGVAASTCSLRDVLETDLVVLWGTNPANNQPVFMKHLEQAKRNGAKVVVVNPFLEPGLDRYWVPSSVESAVFGTRICDLHVPVRPGGDIALANALIKRLVAQRRVDHAFIDHHTSGWQDLMASLDEQDLDELIEASGVDADTFERFADLYGSAGGAVLIWSMGITQHTFGVEGVRAIVNVGLARGNVGRNGAGLMPIRGHSGVQGGAEMGAYATAYPGGVTIDADSAAALAEEWGFDVPDHEGLTAPEMVEAAGRGELDVLWMSGGNFLDVLPDPAAVAQALGTVGTRIHQDVVVTSQMLVEGDDVILLPVTTRYEQEGGGTSTTTERRIAFSPEIPRQVGEARSEWRLFGDVVRRARPERAAEFDWPTNQDLRAEIARVVPSYAGIEFLETTGDAVQWGGRHICPGGRFPTPDGKGRFTPLEPPRSEVPEGRFLVSTRRGKQFNSIVWAETDPLTGAPRDAVYLDRTDAHALGLADGQAVVLRSDTGEMSATVRLSRLPRGTAQVHWPEGNALLPAGAAHREPGSRIPDYQAVVEIVLA; encoded by the coding sequence ATGGGTGATCGGAGCGAGCGGCCGCGGCCCGACGACCGCCTCGACCGCCGACCCGTCGTGCCCGGCCCCGTCGCCGCCGGACTGCGGCGCGTCGGCCTGCACCCCGACCTGTGGGCCGGCCTCGTCCCCAACGGGGTCGACCAGCAGAAGCCCCGGCACTTCAAGGACATGCTGCGGATCGCCCGCGACAACTCCAACCACCCGAAGTACGCCTGGGACGTCCTGACCAAGGGCGTGTGCGACGGCTGCGCGCTCGGCGTCGCCGGCCTCCACGACTGGACGATCGACGGCGTCCACCTCTGCACCACGCGCCTCGAGCTGCTCGAGTTCAACACCGCCGACGCGATGGATCCGATCCTGCTGTCCGACGTCGGCGCACTCCGGGGCCGGTCCGGCAAGGAGCTGCGGGCGATGGGCCGGCTCGCGCACCCGATGCGGCGCCGGCGCGGCGAGCAGGGCTTCACGCGCATCACGTGGAACGAGGCGCTCGACGCCTGCGGCGACGCCCTGCGCGCCGCACCGCCCGACCGCGTCGCGCTCTACATGACGTCGCGGGGCATCACGAACGAGACCTACTACGTCGCCGGCAAGGCGGCCCGGGCGCTCGGCACGGCCAACGTCGACTCCGCCGCCCGCGTCTGCCACGCGCCGTCGACGCTCGGGCTGAAGGCGTCGATCGGCGTCGCGGCCTCGACCTGCTCGCTGCGCGACGTGCTCGAGACCGACCTCGTGGTGCTGTGGGGCACGAACCCGGCCAACAACCAGCCGGTGTTCATGAAGCACCTCGAGCAGGCCAAGCGCAACGGGGCGAAGGTCGTCGTCGTCAACCCGTTCCTGGAGCCGGGCCTCGACCGCTACTGGGTGCCGTCGTCGGTCGAGTCGGCGGTGTTCGGCACGCGCATCTGCGACCTCCACGTCCCGGTCCGGCCCGGCGGCGACATCGCCCTGGCCAACGCGCTGATCAAGCGGCTCGTCGCCCAGCGGCGGGTCGACCACGCGTTCATCGACCATCACACGTCGGGCTGGCAGGACCTGATGGCCTCGCTCGACGAGCAGGACCTCGACGAGCTGATCGAGGCGTCCGGCGTCGACGCCGACACCTTCGAGCGCTTCGCCGACCTGTACGGCTCGGCCGGCGGCGCCGTGCTGATCTGGTCGATGGGCATCACGCAGCACACGTTCGGCGTCGAGGGCGTGCGGGCGATCGTCAACGTCGGCCTGGCCCGCGGCAACGTCGGCCGCAACGGCGCCGGGCTCATGCCGATCCGGGGCCACTCGGGCGTGCAGGGCGGTGCCGAGATGGGGGCGTACGCCACCGCCTACCCGGGCGGCGTCACGATCGACGCCGACTCGGCGGCCGCCCTCGCCGAGGAGTGGGGCTTCGACGTCCCCGACCACGAGGGCCTCACCGCCCCCGAGATGGTCGAGGCCGCCGGCCGCGGCGAGCTCGACGTGCTGTGGATGTCGGGCGGCAACTTCCTCGACGTGCTGCCCGACCCGGCCGCCGTCGCGCAGGCGCTCGGCACCGTCGGCACGCGCATCCACCAGGACGTCGTCGTGACGTCGCAGATGCTCGTCGAGGGCGACGACGTCATCCTGCTCCCGGTCACCACCCGCTACGAGCAGGAGGGCGGCGGCACCTCCACCACCACCGAGCGGCGCATCGCGTTCTCGCCCGAGATCCCGCGCCAGGTCGGCGAGGCCCGCAGCGAGTGGCGGCTCTTCGGCGACGTCGTCCGGCGCGCCCGGCCCGAGCGGGCCGCCGAGTTCGACTGGCCCACGAACCAGGACCTCCGCGCCGAGATCGCCCGGGTCGTGCCGTCATACGCGGGCATCGAGTTCCTCGAGACGACCGGCGACGCCGTGCAGTGGGGCGGGCGCCACATCTGCCCGGGCGGCCGCTTCCCGACCCCCGACGGCAAGGGCCGCTTCACCCCGCTCGAGCCGCCCCGGTCCGAGGTGCCCGAGGGCCGGTTCCTCGTGTCGACCCGGCGGGGCAAGCAGTTCAACTCGATCGTCTGGGCAGAGACCGACCCCCTGACCGGCGCGCCACGCGATGCCGTCTACCTCGACCGCACCGACGCCCACGCCCTCGGTCTCGCCGACGGTCAGGCGGTCGTCCTGCGCTCCGACACCGGCGAGATGTCGGCGACGGTCCGGTTGTCGCGCCTGCCGCGGGGCACGGCCCAGGTGCACTGGCCCGAGGGCAACGCGCTGCTGCCCGCGGGCGCTGCTCATCGGGAGCCCGGGTCGCGCATCCCCGACTACCAGGCCGTCGTCGAGATCGTCCTGGCCTGA
- a CDS encoding NUDIX hydrolase N-terminal domain-containing protein yields MEDEPQPGVTETDLVRWSEALAGIARTGLAFSTNLYERERYEEVLHVAAEIRAAGGRAHPEGTVRSSVDEWMRIVGDGVPGYVTPKVAVGAVVGNDRGEILLLQRADSGIWLYPTGWADIGYSASEVAVKEVREETGIEVTVERLLGVFDGLRLGFTRIPLYSLVFLCRAVGGELRGHPLETLDVGWFRPDDLPTPTAGVEHWGPQAFAALRGESVDVLYDLPRDQVWDGELGDPADD; encoded by the coding sequence GTGGAGGACGAGCCGCAGCCGGGGGTGACCGAGACCGACCTGGTCCGCTGGAGCGAGGCGCTGGCGGGCATCGCCCGCACGGGGCTCGCCTTCTCGACGAACCTCTACGAGCGCGAGCGCTACGAGGAGGTGCTCCACGTCGCGGCCGAGATCCGCGCCGCCGGCGGGCGCGCCCACCCCGAGGGCACGGTCCGCTCCAGCGTCGACGAGTGGATGCGCATCGTCGGCGACGGCGTGCCCGGCTACGTCACGCCCAAGGTCGCGGTCGGCGCCGTCGTCGGCAACGACCGGGGCGAGATCCTGCTGCTGCAGCGGGCCGACTCCGGGATCTGGCTGTACCCCACGGGGTGGGCCGACATCGGCTACTCCGCCAGCGAGGTCGCGGTGAAGGAGGTGCGGGAGGAGACCGGCATCGAGGTGACCGTCGAGCGGCTGCTCGGCGTGTTCGACGGCCTCCGCCTCGGCTTCACCCGGATCCCGCTCTACTCGCTCGTGTTCCTGTGCCGGGCGGTCGGCGGCGAGCTCCGCGGCCACCCGCTCGAGACGCTCGACGTCGGGTGGTTCCGACCCGACGACCTGCCGACGCCGACGGCCGGCGTCGAGCACTGGGGCCCCCAGGCGTTCGCCGCGCTGCGCGGCGAGTCCGTCGACGTCCTCTACGACCTCCCCCGCGACCAGGTCTGGGACGGCGAGCTCGGCGACCCTGCCGACGACTGA
- a CDS encoding [protein-PII] uridylyltransferase, with protein sequence MASPLHRSELLDDRSLTGKAFCDAYGRVVEAWLRALWDDAVASAPGGGAGMALVAIGGQGRDELCPQSDLDLLLLTARGVDASAVADGLWYPIWDEGLKLGHSVRSVRDTLALAADDLETATSLLSARHLAGDADLTGELAEKARLNWQRKGRRWLEVLSKAVEQRHLAHGEVAFDLEPDLKEGRGGLRDVHALGWARAAGADIDERVLAELRGHHDDLLAVRVELHRASGRPGDTLTLADQDEIAPRLGDVDADALMSRVAVDGGAIAWTSDESWHEIRTNLEASRFGRFRRDRPIEGDLVLRDGRIALPDETAPVYDASAVLRVAVAAARVPTRISIPTLQALQAAPDLGDPWPDEARELFVQLLESGSAAIPVVEALDRWGLWVRLVPEWEPTRSRIQRNVLHRFTVDRHLLEAASEASRLGARTRRDLLEMAALLHDIGKGYPGDHSEVGEELATTICSRMGFDPADVAMVAHAVRHHLLLPDVATRRDLDDPATIELVARTVQTPERLALLRAVSEADGLATGPLAWSEWKAQLVDQLANRTSKLLNGDRVDEVVSDPFPTEAQRELLGKGGVQIQAEDDAITVVCPDRPGVFHRVAGVLALHGLDVISAAIHSEDGMALDEFRVDAGPSGIIQWDRVGEDVVKVLEGRLAIQARLDERIRTHRGRRRPGIHQLGHAVRFDNDASADATVLEIVGADSIGLLYRLTRALTDLDVDVRTAKIHTMGADVVDAFYVVSSGGAKIVDEAHQDEIRRALLHALEPIA encoded by the coding sequence ATGGCTTCACCACTGCACCGCAGCGAGCTGCTCGACGACCGCTCGCTCACCGGGAAGGCCTTCTGCGACGCCTACGGGCGCGTGGTCGAGGCCTGGCTCCGCGCGCTCTGGGACGACGCGGTCGCGTCCGCACCCGGCGGCGGTGCCGGCATGGCGCTCGTCGCGATCGGCGGCCAGGGCCGCGACGAGCTCTGCCCGCAGTCCGACCTCGACCTGCTCCTGCTCACCGCCCGGGGCGTCGACGCGTCGGCGGTCGCCGACGGGCTCTGGTACCCGATCTGGGACGAGGGGCTGAAGCTCGGCCACTCCGTCCGCTCGGTGCGCGACACCCTGGCGCTCGCCGCCGACGACCTCGAGACCGCCACCTCCCTTCTGTCGGCCCGGCACCTCGCCGGCGACGCCGATCTCACCGGTGAGCTCGCCGAGAAGGCGCGCCTCAACTGGCAGCGCAAGGGTCGCCGCTGGCTCGAGGTGCTCAGCAAGGCCGTCGAGCAGCGGCACCTCGCCCACGGCGAGGTCGCCTTCGACCTCGAGCCCGACCTCAAGGAGGGCCGGGGCGGCCTGCGCGACGTGCACGCCCTCGGCTGGGCCCGGGCCGCCGGCGCCGACATCGACGAGCGGGTGCTCGCCGAGCTGCGCGGCCACCACGACGACCTGCTCGCGGTGCGCGTCGAGCTGCACCGGGCCAGCGGCCGTCCCGGCGACACGCTGACGCTCGCCGACCAGGACGAGATCGCGCCGCGCCTGGGCGACGTCGACGCCGACGCCCTCATGTCGCGGGTCGCCGTCGACGGCGGTGCCATCGCCTGGACGAGCGACGAGAGCTGGCACGAGATCCGCACGAACCTCGAGGCGTCGCGCTTCGGTCGCTTCCGCCGCGACCGCCCGATCGAGGGCGACCTCGTGCTCCGCGACGGCCGCATCGCGCTGCCCGACGAGACGGCGCCCGTGTACGACGCGTCGGCCGTCCTCCGCGTGGCGGTCGCTGCCGCTCGGGTGCCGACGCGCATCTCGATCCCGACGCTGCAGGCGCTGCAGGCCGCCCCCGACCTCGGCGACCCGTGGCCCGACGAGGCCCGGGAGCTGTTCGTCCAGCTGCTCGAGTCGGGCTCGGCCGCCATCCCCGTCGTCGAGGCGCTCGACCGGTGGGGGCTCTGGGTGCGCCTCGTCCCGGAGTGGGAGCCGACGCGCTCGCGGATCCAGCGCAACGTCCTGCACCGCTTCACCGTCGACCGGCACCTGCTCGAAGCGGCGTCGGAGGCATCGCGGCTCGGTGCCCGGACGCGCCGTGACCTGCTCGAGATGGCGGCCCTGCTGCACGACATCGGCAAGGGCTACCCCGGGGACCACAGCGAGGTCGGCGAGGAGCTCGCGACGACGATCTGCTCCCGGATGGGCTTCGACCCGGCCGACGTGGCCATGGTCGCCCATGCCGTCCGCCACCACCTCCTGCTCCCCGACGTGGCGACCCGGCGCGACCTCGACGACCCGGCGACGATCGAGCTCGTCGCCCGCACGGTCCAGACGCCCGAGCGCCTCGCGCTGCTGAGGGCGGTGTCCGAGGCCGACGGCCTCGCGACCGGTCCGCTGGCGTGGAGCGAGTGGAAGGCGCAGCTGGTCGACCAGCTCGCCAACCGCACGTCGAAGCTGCTCAACGGCGACCGCGTGGACGAGGTCGTCTCCGATCCGTTCCCCACCGAGGCCCAGCGCGAGCTGCTCGGCAAGGGCGGCGTGCAGATCCAGGCCGAGGACGACGCCATCACCGTCGTCTGCCCCGACCGGCCGGGCGTGTTCCACCGCGTCGCCGGCGTGCTGGCGCTGCACGGGCTCGACGTCATCAGCGCGGCGATCCACTCCGAGGACGGCATGGCGCTCGACGAGTTCCGCGTCGACGCCGGCCCGAGCGGCATCATCCAGTGGGACCGGGTCGGCGAGGACGTCGTCAAGGTGCTCGAGGGGCGGCTGGCGATCCAGGCCCGGCTCGACGAGCGGATCCGCACCCACCGCGGCCGGCGTCGCCCGGGCATCCACCAGCTCGGCCACGCCGTCCGCTTCGACAACGACGCCAGCGCGGACGCCACGGTCCTCGAGATCGTCGGCGCCGACAGCATCGGGCTGCTCTACCGGCTCACCCGGGCGCTGACCGACCTCGACGTCGACGTCCGCACGGCGAAGATCCACACGATGGGCGCGGACGTGGTCGACGCGTTCTACGTGGTGTCGAGCGGCGGGGCCAAGATCGTCGACGAGGCCCACCAGGACGAGATCCGCCGGGCCCTCCTGCACGCCCTCGAGCCGATCGCCTGA
- a CDS encoding PAC2 family protein — protein sequence MGNLEWLDGPAARRREAGSSAEGPGPVLVAAFEGWNDAGDAATGAVEHLWERWGATTIASIDPEEFYDFTATRPHARREAGRRVIDWPANEFGWAEPDGTNGVVLLRGVEPQLRWRTFCGTVLEVADELGCEWVLTIGALLADVPHTRPTPVFGTAEDPGLGGRLGLGPSEYEGPTGILGALQGECGARGLPAASLWAAVPSYAPSAPSPKAAVTLAARAVTLLGTTVDTSVLDLASLSYERQLDELVAEDDTTLEYVHLLERQHDASERATDDGVVPNADQLLDEVERFLREQ from the coding sequence ATGGGGAACCTGGAGTGGCTGGACGGGCCGGCGGCCCGTCGGCGGGAGGCCGGCTCGAGCGCAGAGGGTCCCGGACCGGTCCTGGTGGCGGCGTTCGAGGGCTGGAACGACGCCGGCGACGCCGCGACCGGTGCGGTCGAGCACCTGTGGGAGCGGTGGGGTGCGACGACGATCGCGTCGATCGACCCCGAGGAGTTCTACGACTTCACCGCCACGCGCCCGCACGCCCGTCGCGAGGCCGGCCGGCGGGTGATCGACTGGCCCGCGAACGAGTTCGGCTGGGCGGAGCCCGACGGGACGAACGGCGTCGTCCTGCTCCGGGGCGTCGAGCCGCAGCTGCGCTGGCGGACGTTCTGCGGCACCGTGCTCGAGGTGGCCGACGAGCTCGGCTGCGAGTGGGTGCTGACGATCGGCGCGCTGCTCGCCGACGTGCCCCACACCCGCCCCACCCCGGTCTTCGGCACCGCCGAGGACCCCGGCCTGGGCGGCCGGCTCGGGCTCGGGCCCTCGGAGTACGAGGGGCCGACCGGCATCCTCGGCGCCCTGCAGGGCGAGTGCGGCGCCCGCGGCCTGCCCGCGGCGTCGCTGTGGGCGGCCGTGCCCTCGTACGCCCCGTCGGCCCCGTCGCCCAAGGCGGCCGTGACGCTCGCGGCCCGGGCGGTGACGCTGCTGGGCACCACCGTCGACACCAGCGTGCTCGACCTGGCCAGCCTCAGCTACGAGCGCCAGCTCGACGAGCTGGTCGCCGAGGACGACACCACCCTCGAGTACGTGCACCTCCTCGAGCGCCAGCACGACGCGTCGGAGCGGGCGACCGACGACGGCGTCGTCCCCAACGCCGACCAGCTGCTCGACGAGGTGGAGCGCTTCCTCCGCGAGCAGTAG
- a CDS encoding GNAT family N-acetyltransferase, translating into MRIETCTAVDDELVAAMARLIPQLSSSSSPPDAAALGAIVGSDACHLLLARDDDGTVLGSMTLVVFPIPTGVRAWIEDVVVDTEARGRGVGEALNRQALELARSLGAKTVDLTSRPSREAANRLYQRIGFEPRETNVYRYSLS; encoded by the coding sequence ATGCGGATCGAGACCTGCACCGCCGTCGACGACGAACTGGTCGCCGCGATGGCCCGCCTGATCCCCCAGCTGTCGAGCTCGTCGTCGCCGCCCGACGCAGCCGCTCTCGGGGCGATCGTGGGCTCCGACGCGTGCCACCTCCTGCTGGCCCGGGACGACGACGGCACCGTCCTCGGGTCCATGACGCTCGTCGTATTCCCCATCCCGACGGGGGTCCGGGCCTGGATCGAGGACGTGGTCGTCGACACCGAGGCCCGCGGCCGCGGCGTCGGCGAGGCCCTCAACCGCCAGGCGCTCGAGCTCGCCCGGTCGCTGGGCGCGAAGACGGTCGATCTGACCTCGCGCCCCAGCCGCGAGGCCGCCAACCGCCTGTACCAGCGGATCGGCTTCGAGCCGCGGGAGACGAACGTCTACCGGTACTCGCTGTCGTAG
- a CDS encoding chlorite dismutase family protein — protein MPEASTPTVGLAVVHLFFRTGPLTDAKEVLQAIEQAQGRGVQVVTAALLGHKADLGVMALAEDQWDLRRLQTDLVAAGLELADSYVSLTEISEYAQGVPDEMKQARLHPQLPPEGKPAFCFYPMSKRREVGANWFRLEYDARKELMYEHGSSGRKFAGRVLQVVTGSTGTDDFEWGVTLFCSNPDDVKDVVYTMRFDEASAVYGEFGTFYVGMVAEPGTVLGELGVD, from the coding sequence ATGCCCGAGGCGTCCACCCCCACCGTCGGCCTCGCCGTCGTGCACCTCTTCTTCCGGACCGGTCCGCTGACCGACGCCAAGGAGGTCCTCCAGGCGATCGAGCAGGCCCAGGGTCGGGGCGTCCAGGTGGTCACCGCCGCGCTGCTGGGCCACAAGGCCGACCTCGGCGTCATGGCGCTGGCCGAGGACCAGTGGGACCTCCGGCGCCTCCAGACCGACCTCGTGGCCGCCGGGCTCGAGCTGGCCGACAGCTACGTCTCGCTCACCGAGATCTCCGAGTACGCGCAGGGCGTCCCCGACGAGATGAAGCAGGCCCGCCTCCACCCGCAGCTGCCCCCCGAGGGCAAGCCGGCGTTCTGCTTCTACCCGATGTCCAAGCGGCGTGAGGTCGGCGCGAACTGGTTCCGCCTCGAGTACGACGCCCGCAAGGAGCTGATGTACGAGCACGGCTCGTCGGGCCGGAAGTTCGCCGGCCGGGTGCTGCAGGTCGTCACCGGCTCGACCGGCACCGACGACTTCGAGTGGGGCGTGACGCTGTTCTGCTCGAACCCCGACGACGTGAAGGACGTCGTCTACACCATGCGCTTCGACGAGGCCTCGGCCGTCTACGGCGAGTTCGGGACCTTCTACGTCGGGATGGTCGCCGAACCAGGGACCGTCCTCGGTGAGCTCGGGGTCGACTGA
- a CDS encoding LmeA family phospholipid-binding protein, which yields MSSGSTDLPAEPSARAASPVADRRDGRTDGDRAPDDRASGDGASSRDGRARRWDRPVWAAPAPSDRDEGETGRRPGTRWAVALAAVAVLLLGGLVALEWVGRRTLTDRVTDQLLASGITGDVEVSIPGGLRPVVLPALLGGGLDELSIRIVDGTIAGLPVARADYTLTDLDGDVSLLSGSVRVESIGEGDVRIEVLPEALSSAVGTELSIVDGQLVAGPDQLRVDAVVRGDALVLSGPAESLWGGPVEVPVADGYLLPCTPGVSIGRSTIVLACRGSKLPGVLEDPLGPAFDPDTAPAGSLLPPQSTAIDGGATTTTADPSATTTPTTTTTTTTTVPTTTAAPPPAPPPAVPPG from the coding sequence GTGAGCTCGGGGTCGACTGACCTCCCCGCCGAGCCGTCGGCTCGGGCAGCGTCGCCGGTCGCCGACCGCAGGGACGGGCGGACCGACGGCGACCGCGCGCCCGACGACCGCGCCTCCGGCGACGGCGCGTCCTCCCGCGACGGCCGGGCCCGGCGCTGGGACCGGCCGGTGTGGGCCGCGCCCGCACCGTCGGACCGCGACGAGGGCGAGACCGGTCGTCGACCGGGCACCCGGTGGGCGGTGGCGCTCGCCGCCGTGGCCGTCCTGCTCCTCGGCGGCCTGGTCGCCCTCGAATGGGTCGGCCGCCGCACGCTGACCGACCGCGTGACCGACCAGCTGCTCGCCAGCGGCATCACCGGCGACGTCGAGGTGTCGATCCCGGGCGGGCTCCGGCCGGTCGTCCTCCCCGCGCTGCTCGGCGGGGGCCTCGACGAGCTGTCCATCCGCATCGTCGACGGCACGATCGCCGGCCTGCCGGTCGCCCGGGCCGACTACACGCTCACCGACCTCGACGGCGACGTGTCGCTGCTGTCGGGCTCGGTCCGCGTCGAGTCGATCGGGGAGGGCGACGTCCGCATCGAGGTGCTGCCCGAGGCGCTGTCGTCCGCGGTCGGCACCGAGCTGTCGATCGTCGACGGCCAGCTGGTGGCGGGCCCCGACCAGCTGCGGGTGGACGCGGTCGTGCGGGGCGACGCCCTCGTCCTGTCGGGGCCCGCAGAGTCGCTGTGGGGCGGCCCGGTCGAGGTCCCGGTGGCCGACGGCTACCTCCTGCCCTGCACGCCGGGCGTGAGCATCGGGCGGTCGACGATCGTGCTGGCGTGCCGCGGATCGAAGCTCCCCGGCGTCCTCGAGGACCCGCTCGGCCCCGCCTTCGATCCCGACACCGCGCCGGCGGGCTCGCTCCTGCCCCCGCAGTCCACCGCCATCGACGGCGGGGCCACCACGACGACCGCCGACCCGTCGGCGACCACCACGCCGACGACCACGACTACGACCACCACCACGGTCCCGACGACGACCGCGGCGCCCCCGCCGGCCCCGCCGCCGGCGGTCCCCCCGGGCTGA
- a CDS encoding P-II family nitrogen regulator: MKLVTAVIKPFKLDDVKNALKGIGVVGMTVTEVRGFGRQGGHTETYRGTEYQVDFLPKVKVEAVVEDGDALAVVDAIASSAKTDKIGDGKVWVTAVDELVRIRTGETGAAAI; this comes from the coding sequence ATGAAACTGGTCACCGCCGTCATCAAGCCGTTCAAGCTCGATGACGTCAAGAACGCCCTGAAGGGCATCGGCGTGGTCGGCATGACCGTGACCGAGGTCCGCGGCTTCGGCCGGCAGGGCGGTCACACCGAGACCTACCGCGGCACCGAGTACCAGGTCGACTTCCTCCCCAAGGTGAAGGTGGAGGCCGTCGTCGAGGACGGCGACGCCCTGGCGGTCGTGGACGCGATCGCGTCGTCGGCCAAGACCGACAAGATCGGCGACGGCAAGGTGTGGGTCACCGCCGTCGACGAGCTCGTCCGAATCCGTACCGGGGAGACCGGCGCCGCCGCGATCTGA
- a CDS encoding RNA-binding S4 domain-containing protein, whose product MAAAARGSAPTGGGDGEGKVRVDAWLWAVRLYPTRTAATEACSGGRVRIDGEAVKPARRVVPGDEVEARRADRTGTYRVVRTLTKRVGAPVAVQCYEVVREDLDRAPRSALSASWGERRRGAGRPTKQDRRRIEQLRKRSDRGKG is encoded by the coding sequence GTGGCAGCGGCAGCGCGGGGGTCGGCCCCGACCGGGGGCGGCGACGGCGAGGGGAAGGTGCGCGTCGACGCGTGGCTGTGGGCCGTGCGCCTGTACCCCACCCGGACCGCGGCGACCGAGGCGTGCAGCGGGGGCCGGGTCCGCATCGACGGCGAGGCGGTGAAGCCGGCGCGCCGGGTCGTGCCGGGCGACGAGGTCGAGGCCCGGCGCGCCGATCGAACCGGCACCTACCGGGTGGTGCGGACGCTGACGAAGCGGGTCGGCGCTCCCGTCGCGGTGCAGTGCTACGAGGTCGTGCGGGAGGACCTCGACCGGGCGCCGCGCTCCGCGCTGTCGGCGTCGTGGGGCGAGCGCCGCCGCGGCGCGGGGCGCCCGACCAAGCAGGACCGCCGGCGCATCGAGCAGCTGCGCAAGCGATCGGACCGGGGGAAGGGATGA